A genomic region of Microbacterium schleiferi contains the following coding sequences:
- a CDS encoding LuxR C-terminal-related transcriptional regulator, protein MSGIRVVIVDDHSIFRSGLRSTLDGVEVVGEASDVESAVAVITAEQPEVVLLDVHLPGETGEVAAATGGEAVIRRAAPAAPSTRFLALSVSDAAEDVVRVIRAGARGYITKGSSVAEVSAAVRAVAEGDAVFSPRLAGFVLDAFGAVSGETAAASDELDRLSAREQEVMRLIARGYAYKEVAAELFISMKTVETHVSAVLRKLQLSSRYELTAWASARRLL, encoded by the coding sequence ATGAGCGGCATCCGTGTCGTGATCGTCGACGACCACTCGATCTTCCGCTCCGGACTGCGCTCGACCCTCGACGGCGTCGAGGTCGTGGGGGAGGCCTCGGACGTCGAATCCGCCGTCGCCGTCATCACGGCAGAGCAGCCCGAGGTCGTGTTGCTGGATGTCCACCTTCCCGGCGAGACGGGCGAGGTCGCTGCCGCGACCGGCGGCGAAGCCGTCATCCGTCGCGCGGCACCGGCCGCGCCCTCGACCCGGTTCCTGGCGTTGAGCGTGTCGGATGCCGCCGAAGACGTCGTGCGCGTCATCCGCGCCGGCGCTCGCGGCTACATCACGAAGGGCTCGTCGGTGGCCGAGGTCAGTGCGGCAGTGCGGGCCGTGGCCGAGGGGGACGCCGTCTTCTCGCCGCGGCTGGCCGGCTTCGTGCTCGACGCGTTCGGTGCGGTCTCGGGCGAGACGGCGGCAGCGAGCGACGAGCTCGACCGGCTCTCGGCGCGCGAGCAGGAGGTCATGCGGCTCATCGCCCGCGGCTACGCCTACAAGGAGGTCGCGGCGGAGCTGTTCATCTCGATGAAGACGGTCGAGACGCACGTCTCGGCGGTGCTGCGCAAGCTCCAGCTCTCGTCGCGGTACGAGCTGACAGCCTGGGCCTCCGCCCGCCGCCTGCTCTGA
- a CDS encoding DUF1684 domain-containing protein, producing the protein MTTDEEWRARRDTAVWSPGGIATLAATHWLDPTPRAFDGVPGRWHAEGDRAVGSVGDGFVSLAPGERWESGDLELRGFERDGAVAVRVYDPSAPAHRGISDIDRWPVDNRMRLVARLRRTPHRDVPTVAVDGHQSTGDFDGELDLTLPDGDVTLCVQTLDDGSLFAAFSDATSGNESYRFRFLRMSAPTSDGLVTVDLNRAYLPPCAFSDGYVCVFPPPTNRWAVPVRAGERLVR; encoded by the coding sequence ATGACGACCGACGAGGAATGGCGCGCGCGCCGCGACACCGCCGTATGGTCACCGGGCGGGATCGCGACGCTCGCCGCGACGCACTGGCTCGATCCCACGCCGCGCGCCTTCGACGGCGTCCCCGGACGCTGGCACGCCGAGGGCGACCGCGCGGTGGGATCGGTCGGGGACGGATTCGTCAGCCTGGCCCCCGGAGAACGCTGGGAGTCTGGGGATCTCGAGCTTCGGGGGTTCGAGCGCGACGGAGCGGTCGCGGTCCGCGTGTATGACCCCTCAGCCCCTGCGCACCGGGGGATCTCCGACATTGACCGCTGGCCTGTCGACAACCGCATGCGTCTCGTCGCGCGGCTGCGTCGCACCCCGCACCGCGACGTTCCCACCGTCGCCGTCGACGGGCACCAGAGCACTGGCGACTTCGACGGAGAGCTCGACCTCACGCTGCCGGACGGTGACGTGACGCTGTGCGTACAGACACTCGACGATGGTTCCCTCTTCGCTGCGTTTTCGGACGCAACCAGCGGAAACGAAAGCTACCGGTTCCGGTTTCTACGGATGTCGGCGCCGACATCCGACGGACTGGTCACCGTCGACCTGAACCGCGCCTACTTGCCGCCGTGTGCGTTCTCGGACGGTTACGTGTGTGTCTTCCCGCCCCCGACCAACCGCTGGGCCGTGCCGGTTCGCGCCGGCGAGCGGCTCGTCCGCTGA